The Sulfitobacter sp. SK011 genome has a window encoding:
- the glmU gene encoding bifunctional UDP-N-acetylglucosamine diphosphorylase/glucosamine-1-phosphate N-acetyltransferase GlmU → MKTALIILAAGKGTRMNSDLPKVLHPIAHAPMLEHAMASGAVLDPACIVVVAGHGADLVRKAALDFHEGAEIVEQVEQLGTAHAVAQAKDALAGFDGMALVLYGDTPFVQPQTLAKMQTALGSHDLVVLGFEAADPARYGRLILQGETLQRIVEFKDANEDERAITLCNSGVIACKADLLFDLIDSVGNDNASEEYYLTDIIGIANERGLSATAVTCDEAETMGINSRADLARADAAFQARARAALMADGVTLMAPDTVYLARDTVIGRDTTIEPNVVFGPGVTVESGATIRAFSHLEGCHVSRGGIIGPYARLRPGAELAEDVRVGNFVEIKNAQIAEGAKINHLSYIGDATIGTKSNIGAGTITCNYDGVMKHHTHIGDRVFIGSNTMLVAPVSIGDDALTGSGSVITSDVEPGALALSRAPQVEKPGRARKMFEMLKAKKAKAQRSS, encoded by the coding sequence ATGAAAACCGCACTGATCATCCTTGCCGCTGGCAAAGGCACACGGATGAATTCGGACCTGCCCAAAGTATTGCACCCCATTGCCCATGCGCCGATGCTGGAACATGCGATGGCGTCGGGTGCCGTGCTCGACCCTGCGTGCATCGTTGTGGTGGCGGGTCATGGTGCCGATCTGGTGCGCAAGGCGGCACTGGATTTTCATGAAGGTGCTGAAATTGTTGAACAGGTCGAACAGCTGGGCACCGCCCATGCCGTCGCACAGGCCAAAGATGCCTTGGCCGGGTTTGATGGTATGGCTTTGGTTTTGTACGGCGATACCCCGTTTGTGCAGCCTCAAACACTTGCGAAAATGCAGACCGCCCTTGGCAGCCATGACCTTGTGGTACTGGGGTTTGAGGCGGCTGACCCTGCCCGCTATGGCCGTCTGATCCTGCAGGGCGAAACGCTGCAGCGGATTGTTGAATTCAAGGACGCAAACGAAGATGAACGCGCCATCACCCTGTGCAACAGCGGCGTGATCGCGTGTAAAGCAGATCTGCTGTTCGATCTGATCGACTCGGTAGGCAATGACAATGCTTCGGAAGAGTACTATCTGACCGACATCATAGGTATCGCCAATGAACGCGGGCTATCGGCAACTGCCGTCACCTGTGATGAGGCCGAGACCATGGGCATCAATTCACGTGCCGACCTCGCCCGGGCCGATGCCGCCTTTCAGGCGCGCGCCCGCGCGGCACTGATGGCAGATGGCGTGACCCTCATGGCACCCGATACCGTCTATCTGGCGCGCGATACGGTGATTGGCCGAGATACGACCATTGAACCCAACGTCGTTTTCGGCCCCGGTGTGACCGTCGAATCCGGTGCAACGATCCGCGCTTTTTCGCATCTCGAAGGCTGTCACGTGTCGCGCGGCGGCATCATCGGGCCCTACGCCCGCCTGCGCCCTGGCGCTGAACTGGCCGAAGATGTCCGCGTCGGCAACTTTGTCGAGATCAAGAATGCGCAGATCGCCGAAGGGGCCAAGATCAACCACCTGAGCTATATCGGTGACGCCACAATCGGCACCAAATCCAACATCGGCGCAGGCACAATCACCTGCAATTATGATGGCGTGATGAAGCATCACACCCACATCGGTGACCGGGTTTTCATCGGATCCAACACCATGTTGGTCGCCCCTGTGTCAATCGGCGACGATGCCCTGACAGGATCGGGGTCTGTGATCACCTCTGACGTGGAACCGGGGGCCTTGGCCCTGTCGCGTGCGCCACAAGTTGAAAAACCGGGCAGAGCGCGAAAAATGTTCGAAATGTTAAAGGCAAAGAAAGCCAAAGCGCAGCGGAGCAGCTAA
- a CDS encoding pyridoxamine 5'-phosphate oxidase family protein, translated as MTDTLKEKFWDRLEDTRTGMMAAEGARAVPMSHYVDDDTKEPVIWFITAKGTDLAKAATKGAAGEYIISSNDEALYARIEGHVRISTDAAKLDEIWNGIAAAWFEGGKQDDDVQLIRFDLTEAEVWATGGSLKFLYEVAKAHLTDSKPDMGDHGTIHFNAA; from the coding sequence ATGACCGATACATTGAAAGAGAAATTCTGGGACCGCCTTGAAGACACCCGCACAGGCATGATGGCCGCAGAGGGCGCACGCGCTGTCCCAATGAGCCACTATGTCGATGACGACACAAAAGAACCGGTGATCTGGTTTATCACGGCAAAAGGCACCGATCTGGCCAAGGCGGCAACAAAGGGTGCAGCAGGAGAATACATCATATCCAGTAATGACGAGGCGCTTTACGCCCGCATTGAAGGTCATGTCAGAATTTCAACCGATGCCGCAAAGCTGGATGAGATTTGGAACGGGATCGCGGCCGCTTGGTTTGAGGGTGGAAAACAGGATGATGATGTTCAATTGATCCGCTTTGATCTGACCGAGGCCGAAGTCTGGGCAACCGGTGGCAGCCTCAAGTTTCTGTATGAAGTCGCCAAGGCCCATCTAACCGACAGCAAACCTGACATGGGCGACCATGGCACCATCCATTTCAATGCGGCCTGA
- a CDS encoding HAD-IA family hydrolase, translated as METVVFDLDGTLADTSGDLIAAANVCFRDMGAGDMLDAAADAGTALRGGRAMLTLGMQRLGRADDAATIDQYYPVLLEAYAADIDTHTVLYPGAMDAVAALKGGGYRVAICTNKPERLADLLLTRLGVRDAFGAMLGADTLAVRKPDPEHLFETARRAGGDPARCILIGDTDTDRKTARAAGVPCVLVTFGPAGGDMAALEPEALLDDYADLHGIVERLMGKAVA; from the coding sequence ATGGAAACTGTTGTTTTTGATCTTGATGGCACGCTGGCGGACACCAGTGGTGATCTGATCGCTGCTGCCAATGTGTGTTTTCGCGACATGGGGGCCGGTGATATGCTGGATGCCGCCGCTGATGCAGGCACCGCCCTGCGCGGTGGCCGTGCGATGCTGACCTTAGGGATGCAGCGGCTGGGGCGCGCTGATGATGCGGCCACAATTGACCAGTATTATCCAGTATTGCTTGAAGCTTACGCGGCCGACATTGACACCCATACGGTGCTTTACCCCGGCGCGATGGATGCGGTTGCGGCGCTGAAAGGTGGCGGATACCGGGTGGCAATTTGCACCAACAAGCCCGAAAGGCTCGCGGATTTACTGCTGACACGTCTGGGTGTGCGGGATGCCTTTGGGGCGATGCTTGGTGCTGACACATTGGCGGTGCGCAAACCTGATCCGGAACATTTATTTGAAACCGCGCGGCGGGCGGGCGGTGATCCGGCCCGCTGTATTTTGATCGGTGACACGGACACCGACCGCAAAACCGCGCGGGCGGCGGGTGTGCCTTGTGTTCTGGTGACATTCGGTCCGGCTGGTGGTGATATGGCCGCACTTGAGCCAGAGGCGCTGCTGGACGATTATGCAGATCTGCACGGCATTGTTGAACGGTTAATGGGAAAGGCTGTGGCATGA
- a CDS encoding lysozyme inhibitor LprI family protein, producing MRGFGVIAALLASPVLAQDWPYSDVQTLQCLQYAADPDAQTACIGLSSSACMNTELGGTTVGMGGCLDAEWQLWDRMLNQNYQLRMAEAKQIDAEMRVIGATVPSQASALRAMQRAWITFRDASCDYERSKWGGGTGGGPATVACWLELTGQQALALAATDR from the coding sequence GTGAGAGGTTTTGGTGTCATCGCCGCCCTGTTGGCCAGCCCGGTTTTGGCGCAGGATTGGCCCTATTCCGATGTGCAAACCCTGCAATGCCTGCAATATGCCGCCGATCCCGACGCGCAAACAGCCTGTATCGGCCTGTCATCGTCGGCCTGTATGAACACAGAATTGGGTGGGACAACCGTGGGCATGGGCGGGTGTCTGGACGCCGAATGGCAGCTTTGGGACCGGATGCTGAACCAGAACTATCAATTGCGGATGGCCGAAGCCAAACAGATTGACGCCGAGATGCGTGTTATCGGGGCGACAGTTCCTTCACAGGCCAGCGCCTTGCGCGCCATGCAACGCGCCTGGATCACGTTTCGCGATGCATCCTGCGATTATGAGCGCAGCAAATGGGGTGGTGGCACCGGAGGCGGGCCAGCGACCGTGGCCTGCTGGCTGGAATTGACCGGGCAGCAGGCGCTTGCGTTGGCCGCGACGGACAGGTGA
- a CDS encoding isovaleryl-CoA dehydrogenase: MFNASMQFDLGEDVNALREMVHRWAQERVKPMAADIDSKNEFPAELWTEMGELGLLGMTVDEEFGGSGLGYVAHTVAVEEIARASASVSLSYGAHSNLCVNQIKLNGTAEQKAKYLPKLCSGEHVGALAMSETSAGSDVVSMKLRAEKRNDHFRLSGNKYWITNGPDAETLVVYAKTDMDAGSKGITAFLIEKSMKGFSTSNHFDKLGMRGSNTAELIFDDCEVPFENVLGEEGKGVRVLMSGLDYERVVLAGIGLGIMAACLDEIMPYMAERKQFGQPVGSFQLMQGKMADMYTAMNSARAYVYEVAKACDRGDVTRQDAAACCLYASEQAMVQAHQAVQAMGGAGYLSDNPVGRIFRDAKLMEIGAGTSEIRRMLVGREMMGAMG, encoded by the coding sequence ATGTTCAACGCCAGCATGCAGTTTGATCTGGGTGAAGATGTTAACGCGCTGCGCGAGATGGTGCACCGTTGGGCGCAAGAGCGGGTCAAGCCGATGGCCGCCGACATCGACAGCAAAAATGAATTTCCCGCTGAACTTTGGACGGAAATGGGCGAACTGGGCTTGCTTGGCATGACCGTTGACGAAGAATTTGGCGGATCGGGCCTTGGGTATGTCGCGCACACCGTTGCGGTTGAGGAAATCGCGCGCGCTTCGGCGTCGGTATCGTTGTCATATGGCGCACATTCAAACCTCTGCGTTAATCAGATCAAGCTGAATGGCACGGCTGAGCAAAAGGCAAAGTATCTGCCGAAATTATGCTCGGGCGAACATGTGGGCGCGTTGGCGATGTCTGAAACAAGTGCGGGCAGCGATGTGGTCAGCATGAAACTGCGCGCCGAAAAGCGGAACGATCATTTCCGGCTATCGGGCAACAAATACTGGATCACCAATGGCCCGGATGCCGAAACGCTGGTGGTCTATGCAAAGACGGATATGGATGCCGGATCAAAAGGCATCACCGCATTTCTGATTGAAAAGTCGATGAAGGGGTTCAGCACCAGCAACCACTTTGACAAGCTGGGCATGCGCGGGTCGAACACCGCAGAGCTGATCTTTGACGATTGCGAAGTGCCGTTTGAAAATGTGTTGGGCGAAGAGGGCAAGGGCGTGCGGGTGCTTATGTCCGGCCTTGACTACGAACGCGTCGTCCTGGCGGGCATCGGCCTTGGCATCATGGCGGCCTGCCTGGACGAAATCATGCCCTATATGGCCGAGCGCAAGCAGTTTGGTCAGCCGGTTGGCAGTTTCCAACTGATGCAGGGCAAGATGGCCGATATGTACACCGCGATGAATTCGGCACGCGCCTATGTCTATGAGGTAGCCAAGGCCTGTGACCGGGGCGATGTAACCCGTCAGGATGCCGCAGCCTGCTGCCTTTATGCGTCAGAGCAAGCAATGGTGCAGGCGCATCAGGCAGTGCAGGCGATGGGCGGGGCAGGGTATTTGTCGGACAACCCGGTGGGTCGCATTTTCCGCGATGCCAAGCTCATGGAAATCGGGGCCGGCACGTCCGAGATTCGCAGGATGCTGGTGGGTCGCGAGATGATGGGGGCGATGGGGTGA
- a CDS encoding AMP-binding protein, whose amino-acid sequence MLPGLDQNGQWDIPARLNMAAQCLAHPADALAVVDLTGETRRDVTFGALGEMTDDLARALVQKVQPGDRVGVLLSQSPWCAAAHLAIWKIGAISVPLFKLFKRDALSSRCGDAGVALVLTDDEGAALLGDLAEPWLVKQAGVKGDPIAFADTGPDDPAVLIYTSGTTGSPKGALHGHRVLTGHLPGVALSHDHLGQAGDCLWTPADWAWIGGLFDVLMPGLALGVPVVAARMVKFSPDGCADVIARGDVRNVFFPPTALRMLKAANVSLPGLRSVASGGEPLGAEMLNWGRGAFGLDINEFYGQTECNMVASSCGADFPAKAGCIGKSVPGHDVAVVDETGQPTLDEGDVAVRRGSASMMLGYWNRPDETAAKFRGDWLITGDRGLWEGDYLRFVGREDDVITSAGYRIGPAEIEDCLMMHPGVATVGVVGKPDALRTEVVKAYVVRNAGSDVGAEELRNWVKERLASYSYPREITFLEALPMTVTGKVIRKELKAMAVAEGAA is encoded by the coding sequence ATGCTGCCGGGCTTGGATCAGAACGGACAATGGGACATTCCGGCGCGGCTGAACATGGCCGCGCAGTGTTTGGCACATCCTGCCGATGCTTTGGCTGTTGTTGATCTGACAGGGGAGACACGGCGCGATGTGACCTTTGGTGCACTAGGAGAAATGACCGACGATCTGGCGCGCGCGCTTGTGCAAAAGGTACAGCCTGGAGACCGGGTTGGTGTGTTGTTGTCGCAGTCACCCTGGTGTGCCGCTGCCCATCTGGCAATCTGGAAAATCGGTGCGATTTCAGTGCCTTTGTTCAAGCTCTTCAAGCGTGATGCCCTGTCGTCGCGGTGCGGTGACGCAGGTGTGGCGCTGGTTCTGACCGATGATGAAGGGGCCGCATTACTGGGCGATCTGGCGGAACCTTGGCTGGTCAAACAGGCCGGTGTCAAAGGTGATCCGATTGCCTTTGCCGACACGGGCCCGGATGATCCTGCGGTGCTGATCTACACCTCTGGAACCACTGGCAGCCCCAAAGGGGCCCTGCACGGCCACCGCGTGCTGACGGGGCATTTGCCGGGGGTGGCCCTGAGCCATGATCATTTGGGTCAAGCCGGTGATTGCCTTTGGACACCGGCGGATTGGGCGTGGATTGGCGGGCTCTTTGATGTGTTGATGCCGGGGCTGGCGCTGGGCGTTCCGGTGGTGGCGGCGCGGATGGTGAAATTTTCGCCAGACGGCTGCGCGGATGTGATCGCGCGCGGGGACGTGCGCAACGTGTTTTTCCCGCCGACAGCGCTGCGGATGCTCAAGGCCGCGAACGTGTCATTGCCCGGTCTGCGGTCTGTTGCCAGTGGCGGGGAGCCCTTGGGCGCTGAGATGCTGAACTGGGGCCGGGGCGCATTTGGTTTAGATATCAATGAGTTCTACGGCCAGACCGAATGCAACATGGTGGCCAGCAGTTGTGGCGCTGATTTCCCAGCCAAGGCGGGTTGTATCGGCAAATCGGTGCCTGGGCATGATGTCGCTGTGGTTGATGAAACAGGTCAGCCCACGCTGGACGAAGGCGATGTGGCCGTGCGCCGGGGCTCGGCCTCAATGATGCTGGGCTATTGGAACAGGCCCGATGAAACGGCCGCCAAGTTTCGCGGTGACTGGTTGATCACCGGGGATCGGGGACTGTGGGAGGGCGATTACCTGCGCTTTGTCGGCCGCGAGGACGATGTGATCACCTCGGCCGGCTATCGGATCGGCCCGGCAGAGATTGAGGATTGCCTGATGATGCACCCCGGTGTGGCGACGGTGGGGGTTGTGGGCAAGCCGGATGCTTTGCGAACCGAGGTGGTGAAGGCTTACGTTGTAAGAAATGCCGGGTCTGATGTTGGCGCGGAAGAATTGCGAAATTGGGTTAAGGAACGGCTTGCAAGCTATTCTTACCCAAGGGAAATCACGTTTCTGGAGGCGCTGCCGATGACGGTGACGGGCAAAGTTATTCGGAAGGAATTGAAGGCGATGGCTGTGGCGGAGGGTGCGGCATGA
- a CDS encoding ASCH domain-containing protein, with protein sequence MTKTLQQIIDANPDAETFRFGDGPELCAEILALVRSGHKTATCDAASFYGDGGDAWPEVGRRDIALNWDGTPAVMTETVEVQTRRFDEMDAEFVAAQGEFRDLEHWRKGYEAYFRRAGVFAPDMKLMCERFKMVEDFG encoded by the coding sequence ATGACAAAAACGTTGCAGCAGATCATAGATGCCAATCCGGACGCGGAAACCTTTCGGTTCGGCGATGGGCCTGAATTGTGCGCCGAGATTCTGGCTTTGGTGCGCAGTGGTCACAAAACGGCGACCTGCGATGCGGCGTCCTTTTACGGCGATGGTGGCGATGCATGGCCCGAGGTGGGACGTCGGGACATAGCTCTCAATTGGGATGGGACGCCAGCGGTCATGACCGAAACGGTAGAGGTGCAAACGCGCCGTTTTGATGAAATGGATGCCGAATTTGTCGCCGCCCAAGGCGAGTTTCGCGATCTTGAGCATTGGCGCAAAGGATATGAGGCGTATTTTCGGCGTGCCGGTGTGTTTGCGCCGGATATGAAGCTGATGTGTGAGCGGTTTAAAATGGTTGAGGATTTTGGCTGA
- a CDS encoding DegT/DnrJ/EryC1/StrS aminotransferase family protein, producing the protein MNEMFKGSFTQQEAIPEDGIAAAIAVMRHGRLHRYNTVAGEVAETALLEQEFAAQVGAKYCLAVASGGYAMATALRAVGVKPGDKVLTNTFTLAPVPGAIAAVGAVPVFVGVTDQLVIDLDDLAAKADQADVLLLSHMRGHLADMDALMAICDAAGVTVIEDCAHTMGASWNRVASGTQGKIGCYSCQTYKHVNSGEGGLFVTNDAEVAARAIILSGSYMLYERHAAGPSKEAFETIRYETPNISGRMDNLRAAILRPQLRKLDAQRARWNARYYEIEKGLRDTPGLTVIDRPAQEVIVGSSIQFLLKDWAEDAVREVLKRCAARGVELKWFGGAEPVGFTSRYDSWRYVDAPRMPASDAILSGIVDMRVPLTFSLEDCALIARIIRAEVSAVYQSQE; encoded by the coding sequence ATGAATGAGATGTTCAAGGGAAGTTTTACCCAGCAGGAAGCCATTCCCGAAGACGGGATTGCGGCGGCGATTGCCGTGATGCGGCATGGGCGATTGCATCGCTATAACACGGTAGCGGGAGAGGTGGCCGAAACCGCGCTGTTGGAGCAGGAGTTTGCCGCCCAGGTTGGTGCGAAATATTGCCTTGCGGTGGCATCTGGGGGCTATGCCATGGCAACCGCCCTGCGCGCTGTTGGCGTAAAGCCTGGTGATAAGGTGCTGACGAATACGTTCACGCTCGCCCCGGTGCCGGGGGCCATTGCCGCCGTGGGGGCCGTGCCAGTGTTTGTCGGGGTGACGGACCAATTGGTGATTGATCTCGATGATCTGGCTGCAAAGGCGGACCAGGCGGATGTGCTGCTGCTCAGCCATATGCGGGGGCATCTGGCAGATATGGACGCGTTGATGGCGATTTGTGATGCCGCAGGCGTCACGGTGATCGAGGATTGCGCGCACACGATGGGTGCCTCATGGAACCGGGTCGCATCAGGCACCCAAGGCAAAATCGGGTGCTATTCCTGCCAGACCTACAAGCATGTGAATTCCGGCGAGGGCGGGTTGTTTGTGACCAATGACGCCGAAGTTGCGGCGCGGGCGATCATCCTGTCGGGCTCCTACATGCTTTATGAACGGCACGCGGCGGGCCCTTCGAAAGAGGCGTTTGAGACCATACGGTATGAAACCCCCAATATATCCGGACGCATGGACAATCTGCGCGCGGCGATCCTGCGTCCGCAGCTGCGTAAACTTGATGCGCAACGCGCGCGTTGGAATGCGCGGTACTATGAAATTGAGAAAGGGCTGCGCGACACGCCGGGCCTGACGGTCATCGACCGCCCCGCGCAAGAGGTGATCGTTGGCTCGTCCATTCAGTTTTTGCTGAAAGACTGGGCCGAGGACGCCGTGCGCGAGGTGCTGAAACGCTGTGCCGCGCGCGGGGTCGAATTGAAATGGTTCGGCGGGGCCGAGCCGGTTGGCTTTACCAGCCGTTACGATTCATGGCGCTATGTCGATGCGCCCCGGATGCCTGCAAGCGATGCGATTTTGTCCGGGATCGTGGATATGCGTGTGCCGCTGACATTCAGTCTGGAGGACTGCGCGTTGATCGCCCGGATCATCCGGGCCGAGGTAAGCGCAGTCTATCAGTCGCAAGAATAA
- a CDS encoding carboxyl transferase domain-containing protein — MKLISQALPSSEAFKANQAAHLEALETVREAAEAAALGGGEKSRARHESRGKMLPRERVANLLDPGSPFLEIGATAAHGLYDGAAPCAGVIAGIGRVHGLEVMVVCNDATVKGGTYYPMTVKKHLRAQEIAEQNNLPCLYLVDSGGANLPNQDEVFPDRDHFGRIFYNQARMSAKGIPQIAVVMGSCTAGGAYVPAMSDVTIIVKEQGTIFLAGPPLVKAATGEVVTAEDLGGGDVHTRLSGVADYLAEDDAHALALARRAVASLNRAKPATVQWETPEDPAYDPDEVLGVVPSDLRTPYDIREVIARTVDGSRFDEFKPRFGETLVTGFAHLKGCPIGIIANNGVLFSESAQKGAHFVELCSARGIPLVFLQNITGFMVGRKYENEGIARHGAKMVTAVACTNVPKITMLVGGSFGAGNYGMAGRAYSPRFLWTWPNSRISVMGGPQAAGVLATVKRDAIERAGETWSAEDEARFKQPTIDMFEEQSHPLYASARLWDDGVIDPRKSRDVLFLSLSAALNAPIEETKFGIFRM, encoded by the coding sequence ATGAAACTCATATCCCAAGCTCTCCCATCCTCTGAGGCTTTCAAGGCCAATCAGGCGGCTCATTTGGAAGCGCTTGAAACCGTCCGAGAAGCCGCCGAAGCCGCAGCGCTCGGCGGCGGTGAAAAGTCCCGTGCACGCCATGAAAGCCGGGGCAAGATGCTGCCGCGCGAACGGGTGGCGAACCTGCTTGATCCCGGCTCACCGTTTTTGGAGATCGGGGCGACGGCGGCGCATGGGCTTTATGATGGGGCGGCCCCTTGTGCGGGGGTGATTGCGGGTATTGGCCGGGTGCACGGGCTTGAGGTCATGGTGGTCTGCAATGATGCCACGGTGAAGGGCGGCACATATTATCCGATGACGGTCAAAAAACACCTGCGCGCTCAGGAGATTGCCGAACAGAACAATCTGCCGTGCCTGTATCTGGTGGATTCAGGTGGGGCCAACCTGCCCAATCAGGATGAAGTGTTCCCGGACCGCGACCACTTTGGCCGGATTTTCTACAATCAGGCCCGGATGAGCGCTAAGGGCATTCCACAGATTGCCGTGGTGATGGGGTCCTGTACGGCGGGCGGGGCCTATGTGCCTGCAATGTCGGATGTGACGATCATCGTAAAAGAACAAGGCACGATCTTTTTGGCCGGACCACCCTTGGTCAAGGCCGCGACGGGCGAGGTTGTGACGGCCGAGGATCTGGGCGGCGGCGATGTGCACACGCGCCTTTCCGGGGTGGCGGATTATCTGGCTGAGGATGACGCCCATGCACTGGCCTTGGCGCGGCGGGCCGTGGCGTCACTGAACCGCGCCAAACCCGCGACAGTGCAATGGGAAACGCCCGAAGACCCCGCCTATGACCCGGATGAGGTCTTGGGCGTTGTGCCCAGCGATCTGCGCACGCCCTATGACATCCGCGAAGTGATCGCGCGCACGGTGGATGGGTCCCGCTTTGACGAATTCAAACCCCGCTTCGGCGAGACATTGGTGACCGGCTTTGCGCATCTCAAGGGCTGTCCCATCGGGATCATCGCCAACAACGGTGTGTTGTTTTCGGAATCCGCGCAAAAGGGCGCGCATTTTGTCGAACTGTGCTCAGCACGCGGCATCCCCTTGGTTTTCTTGCAAAACATCACCGGCTTCATGGTTGGGCGAAAGTATGAAAACGAAGGCATCGCGCGGCATGGAGCCAAGATGGTGACGGCGGTGGCCTGTACCAATGTGCCGAAAATCACCATGCTGGTAGGCGGCTCGTTTGGGGCTGGCAACTACGGCATGGCCGGGCGCGCCTATAGCCCTCGGTTCTTGTGGACATGGCCCAATTCACGCATCTCAGTCATGGGCGGGCCGCAGGCGGCGGGTGTGCTGGCCACGGTGAAACGGGACGCGATTGAGCGGGCAGGCGAGACGTGGAGCGCCGAGGATGAGGCCAGGTTCAAGCAGCCCACAATTGATATGTTCGAAGAACAATCGCACCCGCTTTATGCGTCTGCACGGCTTTGGGACGACGGCGTCATTGATCCGCGCAAAAGCCGGGACGTGCTGTTTCTAAGCCTGTCTGCGGCGCTGAATGCGCCAATCGAAGAAACGAAATTCGGCATTTTCAGAATGTAA